The sequence ggggaagAGGGAAGGTAACGTTAGTTATAAGCCGCCGAGGCCCAATTCTCCTTTTGTCGTGCACGTAATTAATATAACAACTTCTCTGGTGTTGACTCTACAACCAGCCGTGTTGCgtacattacatttaaataagctAGTTTGGGGTTATGTAGCACAACAGGGAGCAGCGACACTGTTATTCCATTGGGCTAGCGAGCTAACATTGAAACAGCTAACGGTACCCGCAGCTCagtgtgaaatacaaaaaacgGACAATGGATTTATTTCCATTGGTTACGTTGCACGTGTGTTTATCCtcttcttaaaaaaataaagacaagtgTAATTTCATGACAACATTCACGCGAGTTAAACCCTTTAAAAGCGAGTCTGCGTGTAAACGTTAGCTTCCCTCCAGCTAGCTTTCGTGCTTGCTAGCTAGCTGGAGCTAAGCAGCCCAGCTGTCATGTTCACGGCGCAGCTCGTGTGTTCAgcttttttgtgtttgaatgtgaccGTATGGAAAAAACCGGCccggggagagagacagggagattCCACCAAGAGGTTTCAATCACAGCAGGAATGTGTAGCCGGAGAAGAGGTGTCGATGGGGCGGAGAGGTTTCATGACCGACACGGGAGGAATGTCTGGTTCTTCTGCATGTATGACATTCCTGCGACGCTGCTCGCCATGCAGGAAGTTTTGCCTGTGCTCGGTTTGTGTCCAGCAACATGTTAAATCGATGAGTCTACACACAGGACAGGCTGCATCAAAACATGTGTTGTCTACTCCCAGATTGCAGATTAGTATCTACATGCAGTTGAAGCCAACAAAAACAGTTCTGCTGCATGAAGATTATTAGGtcatctgtgttttattattttataattattgtCTTTTGTCCTCCATATTTATACAACTGAAGCTTTTTCAACATCTATCTATTGCATTATCTACGCTCCTTATCCTTCGAGGGAGCTGGAGACAATCCTAGTTTGCCCAAAAGCAACAGCATTTAAAACTACTTCCTCATAAATTATCCTGAATTTGTGCCAACTCCTCTCAAACCAAACCTCACAGCCTGGAGGTAGGAGTCATTGCAGGACTGTTGGATCAGACTGCAGTAATTTATTTGGTAgtaggtgttcctaataaactgcaTCTGCATGCTCCTGTACGTATACAGCCAGCCTGCTGCTCTTGTACAGAGGCACAAGTGTATGGTGGTGGTACGTGGAAAGCAACTGGTGTGAAAACGCATGGACAAACAGAGGCTTGTGAGATCAGTAGCCCCCAGTTGAACATCCATCCCCCCGAGTTCTGTCATCCCCAGCGGATGCACATCTGGGTTCTGACCTCATTGTCTTTTTCACAATCGCAGCTATTCTCACCGACACAGAGATGCACAGAGACTCATGGTTGAATCAAGAGATTCGTCCTTGGACCGCACTCAACCTCTTTCTTCAGAACTCTAGTTCTCTAATTAGTCAGATTTCTCCGTTCACAATTCAAGATTCACCATTAGTGTGCGACTGTGCACGTCGCCTCCATGCTGCGGCTTGGTATGTAATTAGCTTATCCTTTAGCACTGTCCCTACTTTATCCTCTCAAACATAATCCTATAACAACAGCCTATCAGCCATACTTTGCCATCGTACAGGTTCAGACCAACCGCTGTGGCGTTAAATCCCTCTGGTCATATCAGTCCAAGCATCTGTTATTAATCTATTGtacttataaaaaaaactgtatttatatttgtattttattttgtagtgaaCTGGCAAAACAGATtccatgactttttttttttttttttggtaggATGGATTCCTATAGATCACCTAAGGAAAACTGAGGGATCCACCCACAGTCAGTAGCAGTGGAAAACAATAGCTGTCTGTCTGACATCCACTGGCCGCACTGTTCCTCTATTCATGCATCCCGACCACTGTTTCAGAAGTGAGGGGGCGTCTTTGTACTCTAAACCCTGTcacctctcctcatcctctgcagAATAGTAGATTATCTTGAATGGGACCTCTCGCACAGAGCTGCTATCTCGGGGTAGACCAGTGTCAACATCATGTTAAGTGAGGATCACTGAGAGGTGTGAAAGTAGCTTCTAGACGGATAGCAGTGTTAAAAGActgttaacaaaacaaaacaagaaagttGTGTTATTTTCGGGCATGGCAAAAATGCTTCAattttttgaagttttatgAAATGATCAACTCTTTGATAATCCCTATAAAGCGAGAAAATTTAGGATGTCTCATTTCTATATATACTTAACTGTGTCATCAATCCATCCAAAACCTGATCTCTAATCTTTGACCTTTCTCTCTACTCtatcatttgttttcaacaacagTCTGAGTGTTGGCTTGATATGATCAACCTATAAATCTTGACAAGCATAAAACTAGACTGACCAGAAGAAGACCACACGTCTGTGCACACTGACTTAATGAAGTCATTATTGCGCCTTTGGCTTTTTGACTGAATTGCTTTAATGattttttgatttgatattttttgaTTCCCCTGATACCTTCAACTCTTTATAAGGGCTTCAGAAAGAGATATATGTTTTGCTCTAATCGGTCACTAGTgttgattcaatttaatttgaagaCTCTTGGCATTTTCTGCATATCCTCATCCAGAGTTATGGATGGGAGCAGTTTAAACACTAGATGTTAGATGTCAGGGTCTTCCATCTCTGCTAAGTCCTTCATTTGATGAAACAGTTTTTGCTTCCATAACACGTCTGAGCCTGTTATTAGTCCCTTGTTGTGGCActtaaaaacagaataattaaaGCCTCAAACTAAATCTTTAATTCTACATCTACTTTCACCTGTTACATCACTAGTTTTCAGTGCAGCTACAATTTAGCAGATTTGACCATATATAAAATTAGCAATCTTTCCTTTTTGGCTTTGAGGTACAGAGTCTCATGTTAACATATTAAAATGAAGCTGTTTCAGTTGCGAAAGTCGTTCTTTGACTTGTTGTGTACTTAACTTACATCCTTGGGCAGTACTTGTACTGCCCAACTGTACTTGTCAGTTATGTCACTAGACGCTTAAACCAGTTGTAGGCAGACTGTGAACAAACTGGAACAGAATGAGGAAATGCATTGTCCTAAATAAGTGAGAGGCTGCACAGCTCTTTCTGTCCCTGTCAGACATTCAGGACCCTCAACATTCTTGGGCTCAGAAAGATTGTGTCAGGCTGTtgtagttttctgtgtttttgagagCTGATGTTGGAAAGTTTTGTCTTAGACCTATTTTGATTTTAAGGCCTATCTGACAAACTTACCTATTTTACAACCCAAACTAAAACACCCTACAACTGTCCCATTTGTTAGATCAGGAATGCCAATAAGATTAATTCAATACTATCAAGTGTTGTCTCACATCGATAAAGATATGGAGAAGGCAAAAAAAGGAAGCAGAGAGTGTTGTGATTTACTTGGGCAACTTTATATCAGCAGTTTGACAGATAGGTCTGTGCTCCTACTCTCATAATGTCAGctgagattggctccagcctccCCTCGACCCTCAACAGATAAGCAGTGTAGCCAATGGATGGATGTTCTGTGCTCCTTGCCGTCGCTCATGGTGTGATCCTAATGGCGGTTCATTTGGATCTTTGCAGGATGTGAAGCTTTCAGCCGAAGTGGAACCATTCATCCCACAGAAGAAAGGTCTTGAAGGAACCCTGGTCAGCATGAGTCTTTCTGGAGAGGccggtggtggaggagggagcggaggtatcggtggaggaggaggaggaagtagtGGAGGGGTGGAAACCACTCCCATACCAAGCTACCTCATCACCTGCTACCCTTTTGTCCAGGAGAACCAAGCCAACAGGTACTGTTTCtctatcggggggggggggggcacggcaCTCTCGCTCTGGTTAAAGATAATGTTGGAATGGACAATGCAAAAATATAGTCATTCCCTGTGGAATTGTGGGAAGTCTGGTGCCCCCATTTTGAACTGCCCAAGAACACCGTCTCTCTTCTCGATCTATTTTCAGCATAACTCTTTGTACtataataagaagaagagaaCGCCTTGTCCTTGATGTTGTGCTCCACTAAAGAGATCACGATAACAGCCTTTAAACAGTGTACTGAGTGAAAGCCATTAGATTGCTCTGTTGTTTAAGACTGCTTAATTATGAATGGAAACCTCCCCAGAGTTCCAGAGTTTACACGGAAGCCCATTTTGTGTTTCCAGTGGCTCTTTCTTTGTCCAGAGTGATCTGCTATATCCTGCACACATCCGCTCCTTTGTTTCCTTCCCCACAATTTGAATGCAAGGAAATAACCCACTATAGTAAGCCGGCTGTGAAAATATCTTCTGGATCCTTATCGAGAGCTTGCTCCATACTACTCGACACTCCCACACTCACCAACCATTACACACATCACGGGCACGGCCTCTGTCTTCCTAAATAAACTTTAATCTTATTTTGTGGCGCACAAAAAAAGTCTCCCCCGCGTTATTGTTGTGTTGGTTTAGAAGGAAACAATCTGAAAATTGTTTTGATTAAGTAACACAAAGTTTCAGAAACCTTTGAACTTTGTCAATTGGGTATTTGTCAATACAAAGTCTGAATTGACAGAGTGTATATTGAATCTCTTCCTGTCTCACATAATACAGGCATATAGTGCAGACTTACAGTAATGTATAACAATTGACAGCTTAATACTGTAGTtatgtattaaaacaatatgacCTTTATCACAACCTCAACTTTATAGTTTTGTTCAGTCTTGTGTGttaattttaactttttccaATTAagaacaattacattttttaagggCCATACCTAACATTAACTTTATCCATGCACATTCCTTCTCGCCTTTGAAACTCATCCTGTTGAGAATGTTTCTGAGCTTGAATGCTGCTCCAGATTGGCCTTTTCATAACAATGACTGTGTGAAAATGacatgtcttttatttattatgtccATTTGTCTTGGAAGGCTCATAATTCCACATCTTCTTTGGTGTTTTGGCAGTCACCATGATGACGCATTTAACACGTGTGGGTTCTTTCACCCAGAACGTCACAGTCTTCATGTCCTGATTTACTGGAGGACAGATAAGGTCAATGTTTTATGGGAGGACACTTTGGATTTGACTTGGACGGCTTCTCAATCGCCCAGCTTCCTCCAATTATTAAATTTCATACAGTCAGCATTTTCAAAGCACAGTCTTCAAGAAATATTTGaggaaattaactttaaaactCTGCTGTTTCACAGGCAACATCCGATGTATAATGGAGGGGAGCTGCGCTGGCAGCAGCCTAACCCTTCCCCTGGTGGACCGTACCTGGCCTACCCCATCTTGTCCTCCCCCCAGCCTCCTGTATCCAACGAGTATGCTTACTATCAGATTATGCAGGCTCCCTGCCCACCTGTCATGGGCTTCTATCAGCCCTTCCCTGGCACCTACACGGGTCCTGTGCAAACTGGAGTAATCAACCCAGTCTCAGCAGATGTCGGGGAAAGGCCACTAACTCTGGGACCAGCATATGGGATGGCCAGCCAGAGGGGGAGAGGCATGGTCAGATCTAGCATTCTCCCAAAGGTACAGAAGGTCCAAGCCTTATCGTGACACTGTCACATGAACGTCATAGGACAATTGTTTCTTCTCATCCTCACAATATGTCGTCAGTAACCCTGcctcttttttctcccctgtAGCAACAGTTGGGTGTGTGCCAGGCTGCAAGAGGTCGTCGGCCTCCAACGAGGAATGTAGCCGTGCAGAAGGAGGTGTGCACCTTGGGGCCCGATGGTAGAACCAAGATCGTCATGCTGGTTGATGCAGCACAGCAGACCGGTAAAAATACTGTGGCAACaagtaaatacacatttaagTGCCTCCTTGTAGGGTAAATCAAAGCTTTTTAACAGAAAAGTTTATTGCCaggttcagtgtttttcttGAGTCCTGCAGCTCAAAGGAAGTTCAGGCGCCAAACATTCATCTTGCAGCTTTACCTTTCAACAATTAATTATTCCTACCAGCAAAGCACAATGCAGCCTAGAGCAGTCACCGGTCTTACAGGTTGATGATGCCTGTGCTTAAGTTCATGAAAGACCTGGAATGCAGAGTTTCCAGTCAGAAGGATTGACATGTGCAGCTCATGATGTAATCTGTGTCATCTCTGCTGCCGAGAAACCAGAGCCTGTGTAAATAGCTTTGGTATTTATGATTTAATGtcacatgaaaaacatcatacAGTTAACTCCAGGTCAAAGTCTGTGTTCAGTGAGTCTCTGTGGATTAATCTCCAGCAAGTATAATTATTTTGAACTTACTTGCATGTTAATTATTATTCCACTCTGTCACACCGTGCAACGAGTTGACTTCAGTTCTAGTTTCTCCTCCCTTGCCCTCAGATTTCCCAGGTGAGGTGTCAGGGCGATGTGCTGCTGAGCGAGCCAGTCCTCTGCTTTGGAAGAACCGAACAAAGAGAAGACGGGCGTCCCATCCAGCTGAAAACTTCAACGAGCAGGGCACCTGTGAGGCAGATATAGACAGTGACAGCGGATACTGTAGCCCTAAACACAACCAGGCCGCAGGGGTAACACAACGACCAGCAGAGCATGCAGCAGCACCTTCGGTATGTGAGCTACTAACCATCAGCCCCAGATCCAAcacattttgaagaaattgttttTACCTAATACTCCTGTAAATTAATTATGCTTCAGAACAGAAGTGTTTTCATTCTGGTTTGGAGCAACGCTAAAAATTCACAGTAAATATGTGAAGCACAAAATAAGAATAGTTGGACAGATATCAAGTCAGGAAGTAGCAAGTACAATGAACAGGAACTATAGCCTCAGTTATACAATGTATTTTagacaaaaactaaatatgtggacaCTAGTTAAAAGATCAATTTAAATCAATTCCTTTTGCTCACTTCCACGTCACTTATTTGcaaaaaatctatttataaTTTAGACGTCATACACATATTTGGAAATTTAAACAAAGCTTCTGCTATGATGTTTCTTTGCTCTCTACAAAGCAAGTAGTCATGGATTTGTATGATAGGTGGACTTACCCTAgattatatctgtgtgtgtttctaaattTAATTTCACTTGAGTCACAGCCTGAGCATTTGTCTCTATAATACCCAACTTCATAACAGGTTCTGAAGTAATGATGCTTGATGTCATTTTCACCTGGCAGAAAAACTAGGACATACCACAACACACAAGACTTAATCCTTAAACTAGCTTTGCCTTCATATTGTTACTGACATGTTTAACATACACAAGATGTATTAACTCATCTAAACCCTTTGTGTGTCTTATAGGGAGTAGAGGCTGGTGTTATGACATGTAAGTTTGAACAAGGTGTTCCAATCTTTCCATTCCTCATATCCTCACATCATGCTTTCATAGCCATTGTTATAATGCCCCCTGTATCTAATGACTTAcagattcatttttcttttacctgAGAGTCGCTGTTGTTCTTTTTATCTGGTAGCAGATACCTGGGTGAATGTAGCCTCACAGGCGACGCCAAAGTCCTGGGGGGACAGGAACGGCCAGTTTCACAGAGCGGAGCAGAGGAAGAATCCTGAACAGAGAAACTTCTCACAGGTAAAGTCGATCCCACTGGAGTAGACACTGAGTAAAAGACTGAAAGTCACAGAGCAAGTCCCCATTCAACTGTGGGGAACAGAGTCCAAATGATGATAATGGgtttaagaaacaaaaaaacacactaagACAACAAATATACAGCAGTTTAGTTACAACTGAAGACAATAGTGTCAAAAgaataaatagaaaagtgaACAAGAAGGCACTGAAGTTTAACAGTCAGACTTTTTCCTATTGTGGTTTTGACTTCAAAAACATGATGTGCCATATTAGCATATTTTGATTGCCAAAATTATGATTCTTGTGATTATCTCTGACAACCCTGAAGATTTTATAAATGCTAatcatacagtatatttagCATTAATCATTAGCATAGTGTTGTTTAGGTGGCATGTGAAGTTCAAATATTTCAGACTAATATCCAGTCTCACATCCCTGAAGTTTGAGCATCCAtcaacacttaaaaaaacatattcagttCATACTTCAGTTacataaaaatacacagagGTTGTTGAATAGCAGAATCCTGTCTgactcctcttttctctgccttTCAGGATTTCCACAGTGGTTATCCAGGGCGTTTGCCACCCAACCAGTCAGAACAAAGACTGCAGCCAGCAGCGGCCACTGGCACTGAGCTCACTCCAGAGCCCCTCTACTTTGAGGTCAGCGAAGGTTTCTTGTGAATTTCATTTCAATGACTCGCTGTTAACATCAGAGGTTTATGTTAGGTTCTCGTACATAATGTTATCTACTTTGTCAGGATGAAGATGAGTTTCCAGATCTTCCTTCTGGAGGAGCTGTCAGACGTAGCACCAAACCCGAAGCGGCCCCAGCCCAGATACACACGCAACCCAAACTGCCCAAAAACCTGGTAAGAGAAAGTGCCTCATGAAAAAGTTCTCAGTATAATTACTATTTGCAGAGTAGTgttgtcacgataccaaaatGTAGGTTTCGATTCCAAGTCATGAATTTCAATAGCgatattttttcaaaactatttgtgaaaaaaaaaagagttgctCGGTCTGAGCAGTTGTCTCCAGACTACTGTATTAAACAAGAAATGGGTTAGAATGTAAATAAAGCGGCAAAAAGCTTGAGTAActattttgttttaaaccacTAGAAGCTTGGAAACTAGCATTAGCTGCTGGCACTGACAGTACTTGTGTTGACTGCTCCTCTTGGTAACTTCACTGTTACTGCAAATGGGGCCTTTTTGAAATTAATAGCAAGGTGTGGTGCCCCTGGCATATTGTGATCAATGTGGATGGGATGTTAATATCAGACAGGGAAGTCTAATCATTGACATTTGGGACCTTTAGACCCATACTAAACACTCGCTTGTGTCTCTACATGCATCACAGCTGGATAACCTACCAGAAAACTCTCCGATCAACATTGTGCAAACACCAATCCCCATCACCACGTCTGTTCCCAAGAGGGCCAAGAGCCAGAGGAAGAAGGCTCTGGCTGCTGCCCTGGCCACTGCACAGGAGTACTCTGAAATCAGCATGGAACAGAAGAAATTACAGGTATTTACCTGTACTATGTCTGCTGGTCATGAGGGTCGGGTTCACACATAACAGTTTGACTCTTTCGACCTGCTGATGCATTTCTGTGCCTTGTTCCTTGTTCCGCTCCGTCCGTCTTGGCCTGTGAATCGATCTCCACTTGTATTTGACTGTTTCAAGGTAGTGAACATGTTCTGTCAATTCTTTCCTCGCCTGGCAGGAGGCATTCACCAAAGCAGCCGGGAAGAAGAGTAAAACCTCTGTTGAGCTGGACCTGGGAGACATGCTGGCAGCTTTGGAGAAACATCAGCAGGCTGTGAAGGCCAAACAAATCACCAACACTAAACCCCTGTCTTTTACAGGTATTTATAGACTATCAGACATTAACTAGtggcatgaaataaaaaacataaaaaaaaactatatccCTGCATAAATTTACAATAAAGGGATGCACTGTCTGTTAAGGTAACTGTGACTTGAAATAGCCCCAATTATCGGCTAAAAGATGAACCTCTGTAAACATGGCCCCAGGCACACTCTGCTAACTTCGTCATCCTTTCCTCCAGTTGGAACAACCACTCCATTCCACAGCTCAGGCTTGATCAACGTGCCATCCATGTTGAAGGGTCATCAGCAGCCGTACTCTGCCCCACATAATGCCCTGGATTCCACTGCACCCCGCATCaagagggggaaggagagggagattCCCAAAGTCAAACGACCAACAGCCCTGAAGAAGGTTGGGGATTTCAGTTGACGTTATAGATTTAGGAGAGGTGGGAGAATGATGCTTTTTAAGAAGCCTTGTTTTTTTACCTTCTGTATTGTAATTCTTTTTTCTAGATCATCTTAAAGGAGCGTGAAGGGAAGAAAGGGAAGACTAGTGTGGAACAAGAGTCCTCAGGCCAGGAGGAACATGGAGATGAGTGTATACGTTTTACTGATGATCTTACACAAGAGCCTGCCTCCCAAGAAGGTGAGGCCGATTCACTATCAAGACACTTCGAaactatatattattattttattagtttCTAATTACTTTTTGTCTGTTGTTTCTCCTACAGAGAATGGTCTGAGTGTGCCCAGTGATGCGTCCCTTTCCCCAGCCAGCCAGAACTCTCCGTACAGCATCACTCCGGTGTCCCAGGGTTCTCCTGCCAGCTCTGGGATCGGGAGTCCCATGGCTTCCAACGCGATCACCAAGATCCACAGCCGACGTTTCAGAGAGTAAGTTCACACTCTTATCCCACAACAGGAAAGACCTTTCGTAGGAATCCCTGGTATTAGAAACTCTGAAAAATGCAGAATGTGGTGACAAAAAAAGGGTTTGAGAAGCAAATATTTGTCCCACTCAAAACTCACAGAGCCATGGCTGTGGGTAGCGTACACTGAAAGTTAACTGGTTTTTTTTAGGGCGGAACTGTACAATAAAGAATTGTCGCAGACGACAAGGATGCCTAGCACACTGTCCCTTCTCAGCAAAAATGTATGCCAGTGGTCACAAACACAGctttgtccgtgtgtgtcctctgctgtCGGCCTTTTGTCCCAGCCCACCCCTCTCGAACGGATTTTGCATTTAAAACCTCCAAAAAGCCTCAGTAGCCAAACGCCGCCCCTCAGCTCTGACCAGCCTGATGCTCTTTCCTCAGACCACTCTGTCAACCTTGTGaaagatattttatttactACAACAAATTTGTAGAACAAAGTTTTCTGGTGTCAACATGCAGGGAAAGTAATTTTAAGGAAGTCAACAACCATAATGGTGATTGTATTACTTGTTTGGTCTATGAAGCTTTAGAAACGTTCTCACTGGCTTCTTTTGATGAGCCCACACTCTCAAAATTCAAAACTTATTGAAGATGAGAATCCCCAAATCACGATTATGGGAGCGACCACTACACATTACGCTCAGTGTTTCCCAATTAATCACTTACACTGTGGCCGTCTTTCACAACATATTTTGAATACCTCCATGATTTATTGTCCTGTGTCCTCACGTCTTATTTTCTCCACAGGTACTGTAACCAGGTTCTGAGTAAGGAGATCGACGAGAGCGTGACGATGCTGTTACAGGAGCTGGTTCGCTTCCAGGAGCGAATCTACCAGAACGATCCCACCAAGGCCAAGTCCAAACGCCGCCTGGTCATGGGTCTCAGAGAGGTCACCAAGCacatgaagctgcagaagaTTAAATGTGTCATCATCTCTCCAAACTGTGAAAAGATCCAGGCCAAAGGTGAAGAATGTCACAAACCCGTCTTTTGCACCAGCTTCATATTATTGATCAGATTGTCTCACTGTGCTTTGAACATGTTTAAAGCTGCAGAGCAGTTTCACCTAAATCGCCAGCCTCCTTTGACTTTTGAGCGAGTCGCAGCAGCTTGTTCAGCATTCCAGCCTCATCAGTCACACATTAATAGATGCCAGGTTCTGCAGCCCTCTATCCCATTTTAGAAATATCCAAAGCAGCAGGATTTCACTCACTGTCAGTCATTCCCCTGCTTTCCTTTTTGTACATTGGTTttcttgaatttgatttatttgagtAATACTAATTATTTCCTGTGTTTCAGGTGGTTTGGACGAAGCCTTGTACAATGTGATTGCCATGGCTCGGGAGCAGGAGATCCCATTTGTTTTTGCCCTGGGCAGAAAAGCTCTCGGTCGCTGTGTCAACAAACTTGTGCCTGTCAGTGTGGTCGGCATTTTCAACTATTCGGGAGCCGAGGTAACTCACTGCCAGCCAATAAAAGTAAAGTTGTTATAAATTGCTTCTATCCATccactcacccacccacccacccacctaaTCACTCACCTGTACATCTGTCTGATGATATAAAGATATGTCTACATATCACATACAATATAGAGCTGTAGAGACATAGGGACCTTAGAGCagcttgtgtttcttatttattaactacaccaaggaggttgttttctttctgtgacattgacattttcactttagTAAAACATTAGACTTTTACAGTTTTccgttttttaattttttatttgtgcctCTTTGTAACTCGATCAaatccctccacctccttcaggGTCTCTTCAACCGTTTGGTGTCTCTGACAGAAGAAGCCAGGAAAGCCTATAAGGACATGGTGTCCGCTCTGGAGCAAGAGCAGGCCGAGGAGGCGCTGAAAAACGACAAGAAAGTCCCTCACCACATGGGGCACTCCCGTAACCACTCTGCTGCTTCTGCAATCTCCTTCTGCTCCATCTTCTCCGAGCCCATCTCAGAAGTCAATGAGAAGGAGTATGGTAAGATCCctcatttctgtctctctgcttttcATCTTTATCATAGttctatatattattatattaaggGGTATCCTTAATCAGAATTCATCCAATTATTTACTTAATAAAAAGTGTAAGCATTGGATTGTGTGTCTTAAAACTAAACCAGATACCAGATAGTGT comes from Platichthys flesus chromosome 1, fPlaFle2.1, whole genome shotgun sequence and encodes:
- the secisbp2l gene encoding selenocysteine insertion sequence-binding protein 2-like isoform X4; this encodes MDASDNKDVKLSAEVEPFIPQKKGLEGTLVSMSLSGEAGGGGGSGGIGGGGGGSSGGVETTPIPSYLITCYPFVQENQANRQHPMYNGGELRWQQPNPSPGGPYLAYPILSSPQPPVSNEYAYYQIMQAPCPPVMGFYQPFPGTYTGPVQTGVINPVSADVGERPLTLGPAYGMASQRGRGMVRSSILPKQQLGVCQAARGRRPPTRNVAVQKEVCTLGPDGRTKIVMLVDAAQQTGKNTVATNFPGEVSGRCAAERASPLLWKNRTKRRRASHPAENFNEQGTCEADIDSDSGYCSPKHNQAAGVTQRPAEHAAAPSGVEAGVMTSDTWVNVASQATPKSWGDRNGQFHRAEQRKNPEQRNFSQDFHSGYPGRLPPNQSEQRLQPAAATGTELTPEPLYFEDEDEFPDLPSGGAVRRSTKPEAAPAQIHTQPKLPKNLLDNLPENSPINIVQTPIPITTSVPKRAKSQRKKALAAALATAQEYSEISMEQKKLQEAFTKAAGKKSKTSVELDLGDMLAALEKHQQAVKAKQITNTKPLSFTVGTTTPFHSSGLINVPSMLKGHQQPYSAPHNALDSTAPRIKRGKEREIPKVKRPTALKKIILKEREGKKGKTSVEQESSGQEEHGDECIRFTDDLTQEPASQEENGLSVPSDASLSPASQNSPYSITPVSQGSPASSGIGSPMASNAITKIHSRRFREYCNQVLSKEIDESVTMLLQELVRFQERIYQNDPTKAKSKRRLVMGLREVTKHMKLQKIKCVIISPNCEKIQAKGGLDEALYNVIAMAREQEIPFVFALGRKALGRCVNKLVPVSVVGIFNYSGAEGLFNRLVSLTEEARKAYKDMVSALEQEQAEEALKNDKKVPHHMGHSRNHSAASAISFCSIFSEPISEVNEKEYETNWRSIVETADAPEPDEAEQSRPAPPTVAQKESEPLAAPTITAPLASTAPQSRAGPMTQGSGEKDEVRVDDRLELASQQSTETGSLDGSCRGPLNSSITSTTSTLVPGMLEEAEEEEEEEEDYTPEPISVEVPTLSSRIESWVSKTLENLQLGKSQESTEDEEEEDEEEEEEEEERGQSEDEEDLDSADITETTSEEDQEQVEAKKVTG
- the secisbp2l gene encoding selenocysteine insertion sequence-binding protein 2-like isoform X6 gives rise to the protein MDASDNKDVKLSAEVEPFIPQKKGLEGTLVSMSLSGEAGGGGGSGGIGGGGGGSSGGVETTPIPSYLITCYPFVQENQANRQHPMYNGGELRWQQPNPSPGGPYLAYPILSSPQPPVSNEYAYYQIMQAPCPPVMGFYQPFPGTYTGPVQTGVINPVSADVGERPLTLGPAYGMASQRGRGMVRSSILPKQQLGVCQAARGRRPPTRNVAVQKEVCTLGPDGRTKIVMLVDAAQQTDFPGEVSGRCAAERASPLLWKNRTKRRRASHPAENFNEQGTCEADIDSDSGYCSPKHNQAAGVTQRPAEHAAAPSGVEAGVMTSDTWVNVASQATPKSWGDRNGQFHRAEQRKNPEQRNFSQDFHSGYPGRLPPNQSEQRLQPAAATGTELTPEPLYFEDEDEFPDLPSGGAVRRSTKPEAAPAQIHTQPKLPKNLLDNLPENSPINIVQTPIPITTSVPKRAKSQRKKALAAALATAQEYSEISMEQKKLQEAFTKAAGKKSKTSVELDLGDMLAALEKHQQAVKAKQITNTKPLSFTVGTTTPFHSSGLINVPSMLKGHQQPYSAPHNALDSTAPRIKRGKEREIPKVKRPTALKKIILKEREGKKGKTSVEQESSGQEEHGDECIRFTDDLTQEPASQEENGLSVPSDASLSPASQNSPYSITPVSQGSPASSGIGSPMASNAITKIHSRRFREYCNQVLSKEIDESVTMLLQELVRFQERIYQNDPTKAKSKRRLVMGLREVTKHMKLQKIKCVIISPNCEKIQAKGGLDEALYNVIAMAREQEIPFVFALGRKALGRCVNKLVPVSVVGIFNYSGAEGLFNRLVSLTEEARKAYKDMVSALEQEQAEEALKNDKKVPHHMGHSRNHSAASAISFCSIFSEPISEVNEKEYETNWRSIVETADAPEPDEAEQSRPAPPTVAQKESEPLAAPTITAPLASTAPQSRAGPMTQGSGEKDEVRVDDRLELASQQSTETGSLDGSCRGPLNSSITSTTSTLVPGMLEEAEEEEEEEEDYTPEPISVEVPTLSSRIESWVSKTLENLQLGKSQESTEDEEEEDEEEEEEEEERGQSEDEEDLDSADITETTSEEDQEQVEAKKVTG